A DNA window from Massilia putida contains the following coding sequences:
- the gcvH gene encoding glycine cleavage system protein GcvH: MNIPADLKYTESHEWVRQEADGTLTVGITEYAQDALGDIVFVELPQVGKTFTAGDDAAVVESVKAASDIYAPVSGTVTAVNQATADAPDSINADAYAAWLFKLKPSDPSAVNNLLDAAAYGKTTEG, translated from the coding sequence ATGAACATCCCAGCCGACCTGAAGTACACCGAGTCCCACGAGTGGGTCCGCCAGGAGGCCGACGGCACCCTGACCGTGGGCATCACCGAATATGCGCAGGACGCCCTGGGCGACATCGTGTTCGTCGAACTGCCGCAGGTCGGCAAGACCTTCACGGCCGGCGATGACGCCGCCGTCGTGGAATCCGTCAAGGCCGCCAGCGACATCTACGCGCCGGTGTCCGGCACCGTGACCGCCGTGAACCAGGCGACCGCGGACGCGCCGGACTCGATCAACGCGGATGCGTATGCCGCCTGGCTGTTCAAGCTGAAGCCTTCGGATCCGTCCGCCGTCAACAACCTGCTCGACGCGGCTGCCTACGGCAAGACCACCGAAGGTTGA
- a CDS encoding ATP-dependent Clp protease proteolytic subunit: MSEDQAKQKEGYFTLSGDVNSDMVHRVFEAVASMNEDGIETAHILLQSNGGYVSDGLCLYNFLANAPVNCVMYNGGAVASIAVILFLAGKQRYASETARFMIHKSHATASPGSRPDALNIIVEGLRADDARTESILRKHIELTPEQWGIHQYGDLHLNARDAKVAGMIDDIVDFAPPKGSYLRNI, encoded by the coding sequence ATGAGCGAAGATCAAGCAAAACAGAAGGAAGGGTACTTTACCCTGTCCGGCGACGTGAACAGCGACATGGTGCATCGCGTCTTCGAAGCGGTGGCCAGCATGAACGAGGACGGCATCGAGACCGCGCACATCCTCCTGCAATCGAACGGCGGCTATGTCAGCGACGGCCTGTGCCTGTATAACTTCCTGGCCAATGCGCCCGTCAACTGCGTCATGTACAACGGCGGCGCCGTCGCATCGATCGCGGTGATCCTGTTCCTGGCGGGCAAGCAGCGCTATGCGAGCGAGACGGCGCGCTTCATGATCCACAAATCGCATGCGACGGCGTCGCCGGGTTCGCGTCCGGATGCGCTCAACATCATCGTCGAAGGCTTGCGCGCCGACGATGCGCGCACGGAATCGATCCTGCGCAAGCACATCGAGCTGACGCCGGAGCAGTGGGGGATCCACCAGTACGGCGACCTGCACCTGAACGCGCGCGACGCCAAGGTGGCAGGGATGATCGACGACATCGTCGACTTCGCGCCGCCCAAGGGCTCGTACCTGCGCAACATCTGA
- the gcvT gene encoding glycine cleavage system aminomethyltransferase GcvT, whose protein sequence is MTLKATPLNSVHRALGAKMVDFGGWDMPVNYGSQIEEHHAVRGDAGMFDVSHMCVVDVRGANVRAFLRGLLANNVDKLQAPGKALYSCMLNPQGGVIDDLIVYYFAEDWFRLVVNAGTAEKDIAWIRQQNDATGSGLTITPRRADLSDDGIALVAVQGPNARAKVWQVVPQTQAPSEGLKPFNAVVVEGTPFGELMVARTGYTGEDGFEIGVPASQVEALWNALAAAGVKPAGLGARDTLRLEAGMNLYGQDMDDNVSPLDAGLAWTVDLVSERDFIGKSALQQAGQKQNFVGLILREKGGILRAHQKVVAASGNAGEITSGTFSPSMQQAIALARVPLDVAIGDTVHVEIRDKKLAASVVKLPFVRNGKILAS, encoded by the coding sequence ATGACGCTCAAAGCGACCCCGCTCAATTCCGTACACCGCGCCCTCGGCGCCAAGATGGTCGACTTCGGCGGCTGGGACATGCCCGTCAACTACGGCTCCCAGATCGAAGAACACCATGCCGTGCGTGGCGATGCCGGCATGTTCGACGTGTCGCACATGTGCGTGGTCGACGTGCGCGGCGCCAACGTGCGCGCCTTCCTGCGCGGCCTGCTGGCCAATAACGTCGACAAGCTGCAGGCGCCGGGCAAGGCCTTGTACTCGTGCATGCTCAATCCCCAGGGCGGCGTCATCGACGACCTGATCGTCTATTACTTCGCCGAAGACTGGTTCCGCCTCGTCGTGAACGCGGGCACGGCCGAGAAGGACATCGCCTGGATCCGCCAGCAGAACGACGCCACGGGCAGCGGCCTGACCATCACCCCGCGCCGCGCCGACCTGAGCGATGATGGCATCGCCCTCGTCGCCGTGCAGGGTCCGAACGCCCGCGCGAAAGTCTGGCAGGTCGTGCCGCAGACGCAGGCGCCGTCGGAGGGCCTGAAGCCCTTCAACGCCGTCGTCGTGGAAGGCACGCCGTTCGGCGAACTGATGGTCGCGCGCACCGGCTACACGGGCGAAGACGGCTTCGAGATCGGCGTGCCGGCCAGCCAGGTCGAGGCCTTGTGGAACGCCCTCGCCGCCGCCGGCGTCAAACCGGCCGGCCTGGGCGCGCGCGACACGCTGCGCCTGGAAGCGGGCATGAATCTGTACGGCCAGGACATGGACGACAACGTGTCCCCGCTGGACGCGGGCCTCGCCTGGACCGTCGACCTCGTGTCGGAACGCGACTTCATCGGCAAGTCCGCCCTGCAGCAAGCCGGCCAGAAGCAGAACTTCGTCGGCCTGATCCTGCGCGAAAAAGGCGGCATCCTACGCGCCCACCAGAAGGTCGTGGCCGCATCGGGCAATGCCGGCGAGATCACGAGCGGTACGTTCAGCCCGTCGATGCAGCAGGCGATCGCGCTGGCGCGCGTGCCGCTGGACGTGGCGATCGGCGATACCGTCCACGTGGAAATCCGCGACAAGAAACTGGCCGCGTCCGTCGTCAAACTGCCGTTCGTGCGTAACGGCAAGATCCTCGCTTCCTGA
- the gcvP gene encoding aminomethyl-transferring glycine dehydrogenase, which translates to MTRTSLTQLEARDGFIPRHIGPSASEQAAMLSALGYATRAELIDAVVPANIRRKDKLDLGQFFEPLPEQAALAKLKGIASQNKVMKSLIGQGYYGTHTPPVILRNIFENPAWYTAYTPYQPEISQGRLEAILNFQQVITDLTGMGIANASMLDEGTAAAEAMTLIQRVGKSSSKVFYVADDVLPQTLEVVQTRAVPIGVEVRTIAAADIGNLSETCFGVLLQYPGVNGDVRDYRAAVEKLHAAGAMVVVAADLLSLAVLTPPGEWGADVVVGNSQRFGVPLGFGGPHAGYLATRDEYKRSMAGRLAGVTIDAQGNPAFRLALQTREQHIRREKATSNICTAQVLLAVMASMYAVYHGPQGLAGIARRVHRYTGILATALKGLGFQLANETYFDTLTVIADNADEIHRVANDNGINLRRIDARHVGISLDETITRDDIALLVKIFGGADVDFDALDNDAADAYPSALARTSAYLTHPTFNRYHAEHEMLRYLRALADKDLALDRTMIPLGSCTMKLNATSEMIPVTWPEFSNIHPFAPDDQTVGYREMIAQLEAMLCAVTGYAGVSLQPNAGSQGEYAGLLIIQKYHQSRGEGHRNICLIPSSAHGTNPASANMVGMKVVVTACDANGNVDLADLKKKAEEHSANLACVMVTYPSTHGVFEEGIKELCEIVHAHGGQVYVDGANMNALVGVAGPGLFGGDVSHLNLHKTFCIPHGGGGPGVGPVAVAEHLVPFLPNQASTGYQRDEQGIGAVSSAPYGSASILPISWMYIAMMGAEGLTAATETAILNANYIARRLAPHYPVLYTGHDGLVAHECIIDLRPLQDATGISNEDVAKRLMDFGFHAPTMSFPVPGTLMIEPTESESKAELDRFIEAMICIHAEIVKVERGEYDRMDNPLKGAPHTAEVVTADDWQHTYSREVAAFPVPSLRKKKYWPPVGRADNAYGDRNLFCGCAPIEDYE; encoded by the coding sequence ATGACCCGCACCAGCCTGACCCAACTCGAAGCACGCGATGGCTTCATCCCGCGCCACATCGGCCCGTCCGCATCCGAACAGGCGGCCATGCTGTCCGCGCTCGGCTACGCCACGCGCGCCGAGCTGATCGACGCCGTCGTTCCCGCCAACATCCGCCGCAAGGACAAGCTGGACCTGGGCCAGTTCTTCGAGCCGCTGCCCGAGCAGGCCGCGCTCGCGAAGCTCAAAGGCATCGCGTCGCAGAACAAGGTCATGAAGTCGCTGATCGGCCAGGGCTACTACGGCACGCACACGCCGCCCGTCATCCTGCGCAACATCTTCGAAAACCCGGCCTGGTACACGGCGTACACGCCGTACCAGCCGGAGATCTCGCAGGGCCGCCTGGAAGCCATCCTGAACTTCCAGCAGGTGATCACCGACCTGACCGGCATGGGCATCGCCAACGCGTCGATGCTGGACGAAGGCACGGCCGCCGCCGAAGCGATGACGCTGATCCAGCGCGTGGGCAAATCGTCCTCCAAAGTGTTCTACGTCGCCGACGACGTGCTGCCGCAGACCCTGGAAGTCGTGCAGACGCGCGCCGTGCCGATCGGCGTCGAGGTGCGCACCATCGCAGCCGCCGACATCGGGAACCTGTCCGAAACCTGCTTTGGCGTGCTGCTGCAATACCCGGGCGTGAACGGCGACGTGCGCGATTACCGCGCGGCCGTCGAGAAGCTGCATGCCGCGGGCGCGATGGTCGTCGTCGCGGCCGACCTGCTGTCGCTGGCCGTGCTCACGCCGCCGGGCGAATGGGGTGCGGACGTCGTCGTCGGCAACAGCCAGCGCTTCGGCGTGCCGCTCGGCTTCGGCGGCCCGCACGCGGGCTACCTGGCCACGCGCGACGAATACAAGCGCAGCATGGCGGGCCGCCTGGCCGGCGTCACCATCGACGCCCAGGGCAACCCGGCCTTCCGCCTCGCGCTGCAGACGCGCGAACAGCATATCCGCCGCGAAAAGGCGACGTCGAACATCTGCACCGCGCAGGTGCTGCTGGCCGTGATGGCCTCGATGTACGCCGTCTACCACGGCCCGCAAGGCCTGGCTGGAATCGCCCGCCGCGTGCACCGCTACACCGGCATCCTGGCCACCGCGCTGAAGGGCCTGGGCTTCCAGTTGGCGAACGAGACCTACTTCGACACGCTGACCGTCATCGCCGACAATGCCGACGAGATCCACCGCGTGGCCAACGACAACGGCATCAACCTGCGCCGCATCGATGCGCGCCACGTGGGCATCTCGCTGGACGAGACGATCACCCGCGACGACATCGCGCTGCTGGTAAAAATCTTCGGCGGCGCCGACGTGGACTTCGACGCGCTGGACAACGACGCGGCGGATGCGTATCCGTCCGCGCTGGCCCGCACGAGCGCCTACCTGACGCACCCGACGTTCAACCGCTACCACGCCGAGCACGAGATGCTGCGCTACCTGCGCGCGCTGGCCGACAAGGACCTGGCCCTCGACCGCACGATGATCCCGCTCGGCTCCTGCACGATGAAGCTGAACGCGACGTCCGAGATGATCCCGGTGACGTGGCCGGAGTTCTCGAACATCCACCCGTTCGCGCCCGACGACCAGACGGTCGGCTACCGCGAGATGATCGCCCAGCTGGAAGCAATGCTGTGCGCCGTGACGGGTTATGCGGGCGTGTCGCTGCAGCCGAACGCCGGTTCGCAGGGCGAGTACGCGGGTCTGCTGATCATCCAGAAATACCACCAGTCGCGCGGCGAAGGCCATCGCAACATCTGCCTGATCCCGTCGTCGGCGCACGGCACCAATCCGGCGTCCGCGAACATGGTGGGCATGAAGGTCGTCGTGACGGCGTGCGACGCCAACGGCAACGTGGACCTCGCGGACCTCAAGAAAAAGGCCGAAGAGCACAGCGCCAATCTGGCCTGCGTGATGGTCACTTACCCGTCCACGCACGGCGTGTTCGAGGAAGGCATCAAGGAACTGTGCGAGATCGTGCATGCGCACGGCGGCCAGGTGTATGTCGACGGCGCCAACATGAACGCGCTGGTCGGCGTGGCAGGCCCAGGCCTGTTCGGCGGCGACGTCAGCCACCTGAACCTGCACAAGACGTTCTGCATTCCGCACGGCGGCGGCGGTCCTGGCGTCGGCCCGGTGGCCGTGGCCGAGCACCTCGTGCCGTTCCTGCCGAACCAGGCGTCGACGGGCTACCAGCGTGACGAGCAAGGCATCGGCGCCGTCAGCTCGGCGCCGTACGGCTCGGCGTCGATCCTGCCGATCTCGTGGATGTACATCGCGATGATGGGCGCGGAGGGTCTCACCGCGGCGACGGAAACGGCGATCCTGAACGCCAACTACATCGCGCGCCGCCTGGCCCCGCACTATCCGGTGCTGTACACGGGCCACGACGGCCTCGTCGCGCACGAGTGCATCATCGACCTGCGCCCGCTGCAGGATGCCACCGGCATCAGCAACGAAGACGTGGCGAAACGCCTGATGGACTTCGGCTTCCACGCCCCGACGATGAGCTTCCCGGTGCCGGGCACCTTGATGATCGAGCCGACCGAGTCGGAATCGAAGGCGGAACTGGACCGCTTCATCGAAGCGATGATCTGCATCCACGCCGAGATCGTGAAGGTGGAGCGCGGCGAGTACGACCGCATGGACAATCCGCTGAAGGGCGCGCCGCACACGGCGGAAGTCGTCACTGCGGACGACTGGCAGCACACCTATTCGCGCGAAGTGGCCGCCTTCCCGGTGCCGTCGCTGCGCAAGAAGAAGTACTGGCCGCCGGTCGGCCGCGCGGACAATGCGTATGGCGATCGTAACCTCTTCTGCGGCTGCGCGCCGATC
- a CDS encoding DUF1631 family protein: protein MSSSQDQTPAARKAASPQQATLDALAGIAADHVKEQLTAMTARMAAALGDVGQQQGDPQDVYRRVKSARLLKDNAYAFFHLASGAIELALRRELDRLLPQAASKRPSAAALSLVPLDEMDSRLALGALARPFDIAHSDALATLAVRLGMLLGRGVLRADGNPFRPEVFLGAIEEAWREFEPETDAHGLILTLLRPDVVFDFGPLLESLIAALRKGGQPGSVDAYRIQKTDDAAAAKAARAGQRAALADRLRKLFGDDGGEDGVPLIPDLPDLPSSAGGWRPSGAGAFAAGQAGQAGRAASGARPASGFAAPSGIPAQPAAGFAPAASDIPQSGWSAALRGALAQNHGAAPLLDLLARIEPVLAQEPQAAASGAQAPDVFYLPRFKQSLPQGSLPRGDERTLDLLSRVFETVLLDDSIPPRTRALLQLLQVPVLKAALLDKNFFFEEAHPARRLVDLMSRVGWDQRQNANDPLFQAMQRSVARAGEAKPDAFASAVAELEAGIAADESAQEAALAAPVATAIKQERHQVAARQARDAVALRVQAGGVVDVVSGFLEQRWTTVLTFAHTIEDARPGAVGNATRAMDDLIWSVKPKATQEQRKALIARLPRLLATLNKWLDAIKWQDAERLQFFARLAEYHAAIVRAPIELSPERQLELATLAAQQDALRRVELENAAAEQAAARAAAVSAVDGLERGMWLAFRTGDGERKVKLAWVSPLRTLFIFSGAGRREAFSLPADKLAAALDEGSARVLAIDGVVGQVLSEAMAQGAVNDSSIVTAMS from the coding sequence ATGTCATCCAGCCAAGACCAGACGCCGGCCGCCCGCAAGGCCGCGTCGCCGCAACAGGCGACGCTGGATGCGCTCGCCGGTATCGCGGCCGACCACGTCAAGGAGCAGCTGACCGCGATGACGGCCCGGATGGCCGCGGCGCTGGGCGACGTCGGCCAGCAGCAGGGCGATCCGCAGGACGTGTACCGCCGCGTCAAGTCGGCCCGCCTGCTCAAGGACAACGCCTACGCCTTTTTCCACCTGGCGTCGGGCGCGATCGAGCTGGCCTTGCGCCGCGAACTCGACCGCCTGTTGCCACAGGCCGCATCCAAGCGCCCGTCGGCCGCCGCGCTGAGTCTCGTCCCGTTGGACGAAATGGACAGCCGGCTCGCATTGGGGGCGCTGGCCCGGCCGTTCGACATCGCCCATTCCGACGCCCTCGCGACCCTGGCCGTGCGCCTCGGCATGCTGCTCGGACGCGGCGTGCTGCGTGCCGACGGCAATCCTTTCCGTCCCGAAGTCTTCCTCGGCGCCATCGAAGAAGCATGGCGCGAGTTCGAGCCGGAGACCGATGCCCACGGCCTCATCCTGACCCTGCTGCGCCCCGACGTCGTGTTCGATTTCGGGCCGCTGCTCGAGTCCCTCATCGCCGCCCTGCGCAAGGGCGGCCAGCCGGGTTCCGTCGATGCCTACCGCATCCAGAAGACGGACGACGCGGCCGCCGCGAAAGCGGCCCGCGCCGGCCAGCGCGCAGCCCTCGCCGATCGATTGCGCAAGCTGTTCGGCGACGATGGCGGCGAGGATGGCGTGCCGCTGATTCCGGATCTGCCCGACCTGCCGTCCAGCGCCGGCGGCTGGCGGCCCAGCGGCGCCGGCGCGTTTGCGGCGGGGCAGGCAGGGCAGGCGGGTCGGGCGGCGTCCGGCGCCCGGCCGGCGTCCGGATTCGCCGCGCCGTCCGGCATCCCTGCACAGCCCGCGGCAGGCTTCGCGCCGGCCGCTTCCGACATCCCCCAGTCCGGTTGGTCCGCCGCCCTGCGCGGGGCGCTGGCGCAGAACCACGGCGCGGCGCCGCTGCTGGATTTGCTGGCACGCATCGAGCCGGTCCTGGCGCAGGAACCGCAGGCGGCCGCATCCGGCGCGCAGGCGCCCGATGTGTTCTATCTGCCGCGTTTCAAGCAGAGCCTGCCCCAGGGCAGCTTGCCGCGCGGCGACGAGCGCACGCTGGACCTGCTGTCGCGCGTCTTCGAGACCGTGCTGCTGGACGACAGCATTCCGCCGCGTACGCGCGCGCTGCTGCAGTTGCTGCAAGTGCCTGTGCTCAAGGCGGCGCTGCTCGACAAGAATTTCTTCTTCGAGGAAGCGCACCCGGCACGCCGGCTCGTCGACCTGATGTCGCGCGTCGGCTGGGACCAGCGCCAGAACGCGAACGACCCGCTGTTCCAGGCCATGCAGCGCAGCGTCGCGCGCGCGGGCGAGGCCAAGCCGGATGCGTTCGCCAGCGCCGTCGCCGAACTGGAGGCCGGCATCGCGGCCGACGAGTCCGCACAGGAAGCGGCGCTGGCCGCTCCGGTCGCCACGGCCATCAAGCAGGAACGGCACCAGGTGGCGGCACGCCAGGCGCGCGACGCCGTCGCGCTGCGCGTGCAGGCCGGGGGCGTCGTCGACGTCGTCAGCGGCTTCCTCGAACAGCGCTGGACGACGGTGCTGACGTTCGCCCACACGATCGAGGATGCGCGCCCGGGCGCCGTCGGCAACGCCACCCGCGCCATGGACGATCTGATCTGGAGCGTCAAGCCCAAGGCCACGCAGGAACAGCGCAAGGCCTTGATCGCCCGGCTGCCGCGCCTGCTCGCGACGCTGAATAAATGGCTCGACGCCATCAAATGGCAGGACGCGGAGCGCCTGCAATTCTTCGCCCGCCTGGCCGAATACCATGCGGCGATCGTGCGTGCGCCCATCGAGCTGTCGCCCGAACGCCAGCTGGAACTGGCCACCCTCGCGGCCCAGCAGGACGCGCTGCGCCGGGTCGAGCTGGAAAATGCCGCAGCCGAACAGGCCGCGGCGCGGGCGGCGGCGGTGTCGGCCGTCGACGGCCTGGAGCGCGGCATGTGGCTGGCATTCCGTACGGGCGACGGCGAGCGCAAGGTCAAGCTGGCGTGGGTGAGTCCGCTGCGCACGCTGTTCATCTTCTCGGGCGCCGGACGGCGCGAGGCGTTCTCGCTGCCGGCCGACAAGCTGGCGGCCGCCCTCGACGAGGGCAGCGCGCGGGTGCTGGCCATCGACGGCGTCGTGGGGCAGGTGTTGTCGGAAGCGATGGCGCAGGGGGCCGTCAACGACTCGTCAATCGTGACCGCGATGTCGTAG